The Sulfitobacter sp. S223 genome has a window encoding:
- a CDS encoding TrgA family protein produces the protein MPTAARLVAGVLLAILAWILSDLIRPLMPEGTDFGWFNYVNALLGLLVGWFVMGSRAGRGIVPGINNGVTGVAVLFIYALGVHSCYEMFRLALRNRYDSPMEAITAIFLIASEFGLMIATAPVIITAAIGAVVVGLATDSAAKRWR, from the coding sequence ATGCCCACAGCTGCACGTCTTGTCGCGGGAGTTCTGCTCGCTATTTTGGCTTGGATCCTGTCTGATCTCATTCGTCCGCTGATGCCCGAAGGCACAGATTTTGGCTGGTTCAACTATGTGAACGCCCTTTTGGGGTTACTTGTTGGCTGGTTCGTGATGGGCAGCCGGGCAGGACGTGGTATTGTTCCGGGCATCAACAACGGTGTCACTGGTGTCGCTGTTCTGTTCATCTACGCGCTTGGTGTCCATTCCTGCTACGAGATGTTCCGCCTTGCGCTGCGCAACCGCTATGACAGTCCGATGGAGGCGATCACCGCGATTTTCCTGATTGCATCTGAATTTGGTCTTATGATCGCTACCGCGCCTGTGATCATCACAGCGGCCATCGGGGCTGTGGTTGTCGGATTGGCGACAGACTCTGCTGCCAAGAGGTGGCGCTAA
- a CDS encoding NUDIX domain-containing protein, whose protein sequence is MAALFFYGSLRHAPLLEIVLGRSLPPENFQAAVLCDYAVYAVVDQPFPMLVSKAGGRAEGLLASGLTASDVARLNFYEGGFAYDLVDIVLENGEAAQVYLCPPDQWPPDGIWDFDAWVDLWGAMSCYAAQEVMGYLSSHGRDQVAGMFPQIRARAWSRVLADRDSSDKDVFDGTVDVTRQKRAYVGFFALDEVNLRHSRFDGSMSNELKRSYFIASDAALLLPYDPKRDRVLVVEQMRVGPLGRGDSDIWQLEPIAGRVDPGESPEQAARREALEEAELEIGVLETVAQGYASPGESTCYFHIFVGLADLPDDAAVVSGLDSEDENIRSRLISYNDFIGMAERQAIANTPLALLAYWLAHHRSRLRS, encoded by the coding sequence ATGGCCGCGCTCTTTTTTTACGGCAGCTTGCGGCACGCGCCGCTTCTCGAAATCGTGCTTGGCCGGTCCTTGCCGCCAGAAAACTTTCAGGCGGCCGTATTGTGCGATTACGCTGTTTACGCAGTTGTAGATCAACCTTTTCCGATGTTGGTGTCCAAGGCCGGTGGCCGCGCAGAAGGGCTTTTGGCCAGCGGTCTTACTGCGTCGGATGTGGCGCGCCTGAACTTTTACGAGGGCGGTTTCGCCTATGATCTGGTGGATATTGTTCTAGAAAACGGAGAGGCCGCGCAGGTTTATCTGTGCCCACCAGATCAGTGGCCACCAGATGGCATTTGGGATTTCGACGCTTGGGTTGATCTGTGGGGGGCAATGTCATGCTATGCGGCGCAAGAGGTGATGGGGTATCTGTCCTCACATGGTCGCGATCAGGTTGCGGGCATGTTCCCTCAGATTCGGGCGCGCGCATGGTCAAGAGTTTTAGCTGATCGCGATAGTTCAGATAAGGACGTGTTCGACGGTACCGTTGATGTGACGCGCCAGAAGCGCGCCTATGTCGGCTTTTTTGCCTTGGACGAAGTGAACCTGCGCCACAGCCGCTTTGACGGAAGTATGTCGAACGAGCTTAAGCGGTCCTACTTTATCGCCAGCGACGCCGCCTTGCTCCTGCCGTACGATCCAAAGCGCGACCGCGTGCTGGTGGTGGAGCAAATGCGCGTAGGTCCTTTGGGCCGGGGCGACAGTGATATCTGGCAACTGGAGCCGATCGCTGGTCGGGTTGATCCGGGCGAAAGCCCCGAACAGGCGGCCCGTCGCGAAGCGCTTGAAGAAGCCGAACTTGAGATCGGAGTGCTCGAAACGGTTGCGCAGGGCTATGCCAGCCCCGGAGAGTCGACCTGCTATTTTCACATTTTCGTGGGCCTCGCCGATCTGCCGGATGATGCAGCGGTTGTCAGCGGTCTGGACAGTGAAGACGAAAATATCCGCTCCAGACTAATTTCGTACAATGATTTCATCGGCATGGCTGAACGTCAGGCAATAGCAAACACGCCGTTGGCGCTGCTTGCCTATTGGTTGGCGCATCACCGAAGCAGGTTGAGGTCTTGA
- the acuI gene encoding acryloyl-CoA reductase: protein MFDALIVNKDDEGNTSAEITQISEDQLPHGEVLVAVEYTTVNYKDGLCMSPGGGGLVRKYPHVPGIDFSGTVEESSDPRYKAGDKVVLTGWRVGEAHWGGYAQKARVKADWLVPLPDGVDARQAMAVGTAGLTSMLSVMALEDHGIKAGPVLVTGAAGGVGSVAVAILANLGYKVAAVTGRPDTADYLMSLGATQIVAREEINETVKRPLEGETWGGCVDAVGGAMLARVLGQMEYGASVAAVGLAGGAGLPASVIPFILRGVNLLGIDSVMQPYDNRLRAWKRIATDLPMDKLEAMVVPAKMSDLPKLTADILKGQVKGRVVVDVNA, encoded by the coding sequence ATGTTTGATGCATTGATCGTAAACAAGGACGACGAAGGAAATACGTCGGCAGAGATCACGCAGATTTCCGAGGATCAGTTGCCGCACGGTGAGGTTCTGGTGGCGGTTGAGTATACGACTGTGAACTACAAAGACGGGCTGTGCATGAGCCCGGGTGGCGGCGGTCTTGTGCGCAAGTACCCGCATGTGCCGGGTATCGATTTCTCCGGTACGGTCGAGGAGTCTTCTGATCCGCGATACAAGGCCGGTGACAAAGTCGTTCTGACGGGGTGGCGTGTGGGTGAAGCCCACTGGGGTGGCTACGCCCAGAAGGCGCGCGTGAAGGCAGATTGGCTTGTGCCTCTGCCAGACGGGGTTGACGCCCGTCAGGCGATGGCTGTGGGAACCGCAGGCCTCACCTCGATGCTGTCGGTTATGGCGTTGGAGGATCACGGGATTAAAGCGGGTCCGGTACTGGTGACCGGTGCTGCTGGCGGCGTCGGTTCGGTCGCAGTGGCGATACTGGCGAACCTTGGATATAAGGTTGCGGCTGTGACAGGGCGCCCCGATACAGCGGATTACCTTATGTCGCTTGGTGCCACGCAGATTGTAGCGCGCGAAGAGATCAACGAGACGGTGAAGCGTCCGCTGGAAGGCGAAACGTGGGGCGGCTGTGTTGATGCCGTGGGCGGCGCCATGCTGGCGCGCGTGCTTGGACAGATGGAATACGGTGCCTCTGTTGCGGCCGTTGGTCTGGCGGGCGGTGCGGGTTTGCCTGCGTCTGTGATCCCGTTCATTCTGCGTGGTGTGAACCTGTTGGGCATCGACAGTGTGATGCAGCCCTATGATAACCGCCTGCGGGCTTGGAAACGCATCGCGACAGACCTTCCGATGGACAAGCTTGAAGCGATGGTTGTGCCGGCCAAGATGTCGGACCTGCCGAAGCTGACGGCTGACATCCTGAAAGGTCAGGTTAAAGGCCGCGTTGTGGTTGACGTTAACGCGTGA
- a CDS encoding FadR/GntR family transcriptional regulator — translation MKLDPQSPADLPAQIATAIRDEIIAGRLIVDARLPSETELAEQFKVSRPTVREALKRLAAQSLIRTQRGATGGAFVNRISFPDAYAQQITTSTLLLSMNEVSFETACEARFALERSCAALSAQRRTADHLADMRAEIHRQSQPGLTDEAFCGSDVAFHRALVDGACNPVLSYQLAGAVEAMQPLMNMITFSARDRARIVALHKAIADAVEAQDADAVLGGLTALEEETQTLGAGVFAARAAQD, via the coding sequence ATGAAACTCGACCCTCAAAGCCCTGCCGACCTCCCTGCCCAGATTGCCACCGCCATCCGTGATGAAATCATCGCGGGCCGGTTGATTGTGGATGCGCGCCTACCATCCGAGACAGAACTTGCAGAACAGTTCAAAGTGTCCCGCCCCACGGTACGCGAGGCGCTAAAAAGACTGGCAGCCCAATCGCTTATCCGGACGCAGCGCGGTGCCACTGGCGGAGCATTTGTCAACCGCATCAGCTTTCCTGACGCCTATGCCCAGCAAATCACGACCTCCACCCTGCTGCTGTCAATGAACGAGGTGAGCTTCGAGACGGCCTGTGAGGCGCGGTTCGCGCTGGAGAGATCCTGTGCGGCACTGAGCGCTCAGCGTCGGACGGCAGACCATCTTGCGGACATGCGTGCGGAAATACATCGGCAATCCCAACCGGGCCTCACAGACGAAGCCTTCTGCGGCTCGGATGTGGCGTTTCACCGCGCATTGGTGGACGGGGCCTGCAATCCTGTTCTGTCTTACCAGCTTGCCGGTGCGGTCGAAGCAATGCAGCCGCTGATGAACATGATCACCTTCTCTGCCCGTGACCGCGCGCGGATCGTGGCTCTGCACAAGGCAATTGCGGACGCGGTAGAGGCACAGGATGCCGATGCGGTTTTGGGCGGCCTCACAGCGCTTGAGGAGGAAACCCAGACGCTAGGTGCAGGCGTGTTTGCAGCCCGCGCCGCGCAAGACTAG
- a CDS encoding cyclopropane-fatty-acyl-phospholipid synthase family protein → MILTTAEGQKNLPRYFGRVLGMASSLRHGRIDFVLPDGRHFRAEGTKPGPVAELHVHNDDLFARLIREGDLGFCDAYLDGWWSTPDLQAFMDFIHADNEELYDGFPGMGLVRKFEQLRFWLQRNSKQQARKNISYHYDLGNDFYALWLDETMSYSSAIFRDPQQSMEAAQIEKYKSMVDEMGVQPGDHVLEIGCGWGGFAEYAAAERGLKVTCLTISEEQFRYAVERIENAGLSDRVSFKLQDYRDEKGVYDGIASIEMFEAVGEKYWPVYFDTVRERLKPGKTATLQIITVADRRWDVYKRGVDFIQKYIFPGGMLPSPSALRQQIEKAGLAVERSIEFGKSYDITLRRWHETFNEKWDDIADMGFDERFKRMWNFYLTSCAATFDSGNCDVTQITVRKPG, encoded by the coding sequence ATGATTTTGACAACAGCCGAAGGACAGAAAAATCTGCCGCGGTACTTTGGCCGCGTGCTTGGCATGGCGTCTTCTTTGCGTCACGGTCGGATTGATTTTGTTCTGCCAGACGGCCGTCATTTCCGCGCTGAGGGGACAAAACCCGGACCTGTTGCTGAACTGCATGTTCATAATGACGATCTTTTTGCCCGTCTGATCCGCGAAGGGGATCTGGGATTTTGCGACGCCTACCTTGATGGCTGGTGGAGCACGCCCGATTTGCAGGCTTTCATGGACTTCATTCATGCCGACAATGAAGAGCTTTATGACGGTTTTCCGGGCATGGGTCTTGTCCGGAAGTTCGAACAGCTTCGCTTTTGGCTGCAGCGCAATTCAAAACAGCAAGCTCGGAAGAACATCTCCTATCACTATGATTTGGGGAACGACTTTTACGCTTTGTGGCTGGATGAAACAATGAGCTATTCCAGTGCGATTTTTCGCGATCCGCAGCAAAGCATGGAAGCAGCCCAAATCGAGAAATATAAGTCCATGGTGGACGAAATGGGGGTTCAGCCCGGTGACCATGTGCTGGAAATCGGCTGTGGTTGGGGCGGCTTTGCGGAATATGCTGCGGCGGAACGAGGCCTTAAGGTCACCTGCCTGACAATCAGTGAAGAGCAGTTTAGGTACGCAGTAGAACGCATTGAAAATGCTGGATTATCCGATAGGGTCTCGTTCAAGCTGCAAGATTATCGAGATGAAAAAGGTGTTTACGACGGGATCGCTAGCATCGAGATGTTCGAAGCGGTGGGTGAAAAATACTGGCCGGTGTATTTTGACACTGTGCGTGAGCGTCTCAAGCCCGGAAAAACGGCTACGTTGCAGATCATAACAGTCGCGGATCGTAGGTGGGATGTCTATAAACGCGGCGTTGATTTCATTCAGAAGTATATCTTTCCGGGTGGCATGCTGCCCAGCCCCTCAGCGTTGCGCCAGCAGATAGAGAAGGCCGGACTTGCGGTTGAGAGGTCGATCGAATTCGGCAAAAGCTACGACATCACGCTGCGGCGCTGGCATGAAACGTTCAACGAAAAGTGGGACGATATTGCTGATATGGGCTTTGACGAGCGGTTCAAGCGGATGTGGAATTTTTACCTCACTTCCTGCGCAGCAACATTTGATAGTGGAAATTGTGATGTAACGCAGATTACGGTGCGCAAGCCGGGGTGA
- a CDS encoding DUF4345 domain-containing protein: MDFVTLINWALALLSIGFGALGWLRPEYTMRTLDLRDTGSTMGTSEIRAASGALFVVAGFGALLLGAPSAFAMLGFIWGGGALGRLTSLLLDGTTRLKWIFFTSEVAIAAIALGTNL; the protein is encoded by the coding sequence ATGGACTTTGTGACCCTTATCAATTGGGCTTTGGCCCTTCTTAGCATCGGTTTTGGCGCGCTGGGGTGGCTGCGGCCAGAATACACGATGCGCACGCTTGATCTCCGAGACACCGGATCAACAATGGGTACATCAGAAATTCGCGCGGCCTCAGGTGCCTTGTTTGTTGTGGCTGGTTTTGGCGCGCTGCTTTTGGGCGCACCGTCCGCCTTTGCGATGCTCGGCTTCATTTGGGGCGGCGGCGCTTTGGGTCGGCTTACTTCGTTGCTTTTGGACGGAACTACACGGCTAAAGTGGATTTTTTTCACCAGCGAGGTCGCGATCGCAGCGATTGCCCTCGGCACGAACCTCTAG
- a CDS encoding deoxyribodipyrimidine photo-lyase: MSDTSPILIWLRRDLRLSDHPAFHAACSTGRPVIPVFILDPLYEGLGAAPKYRMGLGLEHFGETLAEKGSRLILRRSDSALDALKALLKETGAGAVYWTRQYDPDAVARDRGVKSALKEDGIDARSFGGHLMFEPWTVETKTGGYYKVYTPFWRSVKDRDVDEPLSAPSDIPVPESWPASDDLKDWQMDAAMNRGAEVLRPFLQLGEKAAQSRLGAFLAHKVADYNTNRDLPSVDGTSNLSENLALGEISPHQCWHAGQRALHEGKSGAETFLKELVWREFAYHLMHHTPRILTSNWREEWAGFNWNEDERHAEVKAWKQGRTGIPFVDAAMREMYVTGRMHNRGRMIVASYLTKHLLCHWKIGQKWFEDCLIDWDPASNAMGWQWSAGSGPDATPYFRVFNPVSQLDKFDKQHAYPDRWIAEGRSAPSKDALAYFDAIPQRWHMSPDDPYPEPIVDVGDGRKRALHAYENRDF; the protein is encoded by the coding sequence TTGAGCGACACATCCCCCATCCTGATATGGCTCCGCCGCGATTTGCGGTTGAGCGATCACCCTGCGTTCCATGCCGCGTGTTCCACGGGGCGGCCGGTTATTCCGGTCTTCATCCTCGATCCTCTTTATGAGGGCTTAGGAGCCGCGCCAAAATACCGGATGGGTCTTGGGTTGGAACACTTCGGGGAAACGTTGGCCGAAAAGGGCAGCAGACTGATCCTTCGCCGTTCGGATAGCGCCCTGGACGCGCTGAAAGCGTTGCTGAAAGAGACGGGAGCGGGCGCGGTTTACTGGACGCGCCAATATGATCCAGACGCCGTTGCACGCGATCGCGGTGTGAAGTCGGCGCTCAAGGAAGACGGGATCGACGCGCGGTCTTTCGGTGGGCATCTGATGTTTGAGCCGTGGACAGTTGAGACCAAAACCGGCGGTTACTATAAAGTTTACACACCTTTCTGGCGCTCGGTAAAGGATCGCGACGTGGATGAACCGTTGTCCGCCCCGTCGGATATTCCCGTGCCAGAAAGCTGGCCCGCTTCTGATGATCTGAAAGACTGGCAGATGGATGCTGCGATGAATCGCGGTGCCGAGGTGCTTCGTCCTTTTCTCCAATTGGGTGAAAAGGCCGCACAGTCCCGGCTTGGCGCATTTCTTGCCCATAAAGTGGCTGATTATAACACCAACCGCGATTTGCCCTCGGTTGATGGAACATCGAACCTGAGCGAGAATCTTGCCTTGGGCGAGATAAGTCCGCACCAGTGCTGGCATGCCGGCCAGCGTGCGCTGCATGAGGGTAAATCGGGGGCGGAAACGTTTTTAAAAGAGCTGGTCTGGCGTGAGTTTGCCTATCACTTGATGCATCACACGCCGCGCATATTAACCTCTAACTGGCGCGAGGAATGGGCAGGCTTTAACTGGAACGAGGACGAGCGACACGCCGAAGTCAAAGCGTGGAAACAAGGCCGCACCGGTATTCCTTTTGTGGATGCAGCTATGCGCGAAATGTATGTGACGGGCCGGATGCACAACCGTGGCCGGATGATCGTGGCAAGCTATTTGACAAAACATCTGCTATGCCATTGGAAGATCGGGCAAAAGTGGTTTGAGGACTGCTTGATCGATTGGGACCCGGCATCAAACGCGATGGGTTGGCAATGGTCGGCAGGCTCTGGCCCTGATGCCACGCCGTATTTTCGTGTTTTCAATCCGGTCAGCCAACTTGATAAGTTCGACAAGCAGCACGCGTATCCCGATCGTTGGATCGCTGAAGGGCGTAGCGCCCCGAGTAAGGACGCACTGGCATATTTCGACGCGATACCACAGCGGTGGCACATGTCGCCCGATGATCCCTATCCAGAGCCGATTGTCGATGTCGGAGACGGCCGTAAGCGCGCCTTGCATGCCTATGAAAATAGGGATTTTTAA
- a CDS encoding L,D-transpeptidase: MKILSVTLLIMSLLSFASSEGTAGQVVADVDLSEQAMRVYLDGEEIHLWQVSTGREGKATPRGIWHAQWLSRDHKSSLYNNAPMPYSIFFTGNYAIHGTNEISKLGTPASSGCIRLHPDNAAKLFALTRMVGLRNMTVIVQD; the protein is encoded by the coding sequence ATGAAGATTTTATCCGTCACTCTACTAATAATGTCGCTGCTGAGTTTCGCTTCTAGCGAGGGTACTGCAGGGCAGGTGGTTGCAGATGTGGATTTGTCCGAGCAGGCAATGCGTGTCTATTTGGATGGAGAGGAAATTCATTTGTGGCAAGTCTCGACCGGTCGCGAAGGCAAGGCCACGCCGCGGGGTATTTGGCACGCCCAATGGCTGTCGCGGGATCATAAATCCAGCCTTTATAACAATGCGCCGATGCCTTATTCGATCTTTTTCACTGGAAATTACGCGATCCATGGAACGAACGAGATTAGCAAACTTGGTACGCCGGCCTCATCCGGGTGCATTCGTCTTCATCCGGATAACGCGGCCAAGCTCTTTGCCCTGACGCGAATGGTCGGGTTGCGTAATATGACGGTAATTGTTCAGGACTAG
- a CDS encoding aminotransferase class V-fold PLP-dependent enzyme — translation MKLDIEFVRSQFPAFAEPVLQGQAFFENAGGSYTCGAVIDRLTRFYTQRKVQPYAPYAASTLGGEEMDEARSRMAAILGVDTDELSFGPSTTQNTYVLAQAFGQMMQPGEAIIVTNQDHEANTGPWRRLAERGIEVREWAIDPETGHLDPADLEKLLDDKVRLVCFPHCSNVVGEINPVTEITALAHSAGAFVCVDGVSYAPHGFVDVGALGPDIYLFSAYKTYGPHQGLMVIRRMLAELLPNQGHYFNADTLYKRFTPAGPDHAQVAACAGMADYVDALYAHHGGGDADAAARGVAVHDLMRGHETALLQQVLDAVKDRNSVRLIGPQEAGQRAPTVALALNRAGLDVARDLAEKGIMTGGGDFYAVRALKAMGVDVEKGVLRLSFTHYTSQAEIDQLLNALDDVL, via the coding sequence ATGAAATTAGATATAGAATTCGTGCGCAGCCAGTTTCCAGCTTTTGCGGAACCTGTGTTGCAGGGGCAGGCGTTTTTCGAGAACGCTGGTGGTTCTTACACATGTGGTGCCGTGATAGACCGGCTCACCCGTTTTTATACGCAGCGCAAGGTGCAGCCCTACGCGCCCTATGCGGCAAGCACCCTTGGTGGCGAAGAAATGGACGAGGCGCGCAGCCGCATGGCGGCGATCCTCGGGGTGGATACAGACGAGCTTTCTTTTGGTCCATCTACTACGCAAAACACCTATGTGTTGGCGCAGGCATTCGGGCAGATGATGCAGCCCGGAGAGGCGATTATCGTTACCAACCAAGACCATGAGGCCAATACCGGCCCCTGGCGCAGGCTTGCGGAACGCGGCATTGAGGTGCGCGAGTGGGCGATTGACCCGGAAACCGGCCATCTGGACCCCGCTGATCTGGAAAAATTGCTGGATGACAAGGTGCGGCTTGTGTGTTTCCCCCACTGCTCGAACGTTGTGGGAGAGATCAATCCAGTCACTGAAATCACTGCGCTCGCGCATTCTGCTGGGGCGTTTGTGTGCGTAGATGGCGTGTCCTATGCGCCGCACGGGTTTGTGGATGTGGGCGCTCTTGGACCTGATATTTACCTGTTTTCTGCGTATAAAACCTATGGGCCGCATCAAGGCTTAATGGTTATCCGCCGCATGCTCGCAGAGCTTTTGCCTAATCAGGGGCACTATTTTAACGCTGATACACTGTATAAGCGGTTTACCCCTGCTGGTCCCGATCATGCGCAGGTCGCTGCCTGCGCCGGTATGGCGGACTATGTCGATGCGCTATACGCGCACCATGGTGGCGGTGATGCCGATGCTGCTGCGCGTGGCGTGGCCGTGCATGATTTGATGCGGGGGCACGAAACCGCATTGCTTCAACAAGTGCTGGATGCGGTCAAAGATCGCAATTCTGTTCGTCTGATTGGGCCACAGGAAGCGGGGCAGCGGGCACCGACAGTGGCGCTTGCGCTGAACCGCGCTGGATTGGATGTCGCGCGTGATCTGGCAGAAAAGGGGATCATGACAGGCGGCGGCGATTTCTATGCCGTGCGTGCCCTCAAGGCGATGGGCGTTGATGTGGAGAAGGGCGTTCTGCGCCTCAGTTTTACGCATTATACGTCCCAAGCTGAAATAGATCAGCTTTTGAACGCTTTGGATGATGTTTTATGA
- a CDS encoding cysteine synthase A, translating to MQVARDLEHAVGNTPLIKLRRASAETGCEIYGKAEFMNPGQSVKDRAALFIIRDAIARGDLKPGGTIVEGTAGNTGIGLALVGASMGFKSVIVIPETQSEEKKQMLRLAGAELVQVPAAPYRNPNNFVRYSERLAKELARTSNEGVIWANQFDNVANRQSHIETTGPEIWAQTDGKVDGFICAVGSGGTLVGTAMALQPKGVKIGIADPDGAALYSYYTRGALEMEGSSIAEGIGQVRITRNLEGFKPDFAYNIPDAEALPVVFDMLEHEGLCLGASSGVNVAGAMRMAREMGPGHTIVTILCDYGTRYQSKLFNPSFLREKGLPVPEWLDREPADIPAVFEDV from the coding sequence ATGCAAGTAGCGCGCGATCTGGAACATGCTGTGGGCAATACGCCCTTGATCAAATTGCGCCGTGCGAGCGCGGAAACCGGCTGCGAGATTTACGGCAAGGCCGAGTTCATGAATCCGGGCCAGTCTGTAAAAGACCGCGCAGCGCTGTTCATCATTCGGGATGCCATAGCCCGTGGAGATCTCAAACCGGGTGGCACGATCGTTGAAGGCACTGCCGGCAACACGGGCATAGGTTTGGCGTTGGTCGGGGCCTCTATGGGGTTCAAGTCCGTGATCGTCATTCCGGAAACCCAGTCCGAAGAGAAAAAACAGATGTTGCGCCTTGCCGGAGCAGAGCTGGTTCAAGTGCCTGCTGCCCCTTACCGCAACCCCAATAACTTCGTCCGCTATTCCGAACGGCTGGCCAAGGAGCTGGCGCGCACAAGCAACGAAGGTGTGATCTGGGCCAACCAGTTTGATAATGTGGCAAACCGCCAATCCCATATCGAAACGACCGGCCCAGAGATCTGGGCCCAGACAGATGGCAAAGTAGATGGTTTTATCTGCGCTGTAGGTTCTGGCGGTACGCTGGTCGGGACTGCGATGGCCTTGCAGCCCAAAGGCGTGAAAATCGGGATTGCCGATCCGGATGGTGCAGCGCTTTACAGCTATTACACGCGCGGCGCGCTTGAGATGGAGGGAAGTTCGATTGCCGAAGGTATTGGACAGGTCCGGATCACCCGGAACCTTGAGGGGTTCAAACCCGATTTCGCCTACAACATCCCCGATGCAGAGGCGCTGCCGGTCGTATTTGATATGCTTGAGCACGAAGGCCTATGCCTTGGGGCATCCTCTGGCGTGAATGTCGCGGGTGCGATGCGAATGGCGCGTGAAATGGGGCCAGGGCATACAATTGTTACCATTTTGTGTGACTACGGCACGCGCTATCAGTCCAAGCTTTTCAATCCTTCGTTCCTGCGGGAAAAAGGATTGCCCGTACCGGAGTGGCTGGACCGCGAACCGGCCGACATCCCAGCGGTATTTGAAGACGTATGA